The Styela clava chromosome 10, kaStyClav1.hap1.2, whole genome shotgun sequence genome window below encodes:
- the LOC120337409 gene encoding dehydrodolichyl diphosphate synthase complex subunit NUS1-like: MENETSLVVKYEGVIWLGVHVALTWISYAQYFLIILLDFIRIATRKLKLGNSSRSKILEDAKLLSKVPKHIAIVVEGKSELEDLGNVILWSIMLGIPYITIHGQTELSHPSTFEKLTKICERKKLEFQENQIKINYHRDSRLIEGDHHGFNVMMSSIQYGRQRLVEVTRSLCQQVQQGMLSPNEIDLNKMNESYGDILPEPEFAISFSSYPCLHGLDPWKTRLTEIITLPSLSGISYSTYFSALNKFANMRQRFGK, from the exons ATGGAGAACGAGACGTCTTTGGTTGTGAAATATGAAGGTGTTATATGGCTTGGTGTGCATGTCGCTTTGACTTGGATATCCTATGCGCAATATTTTCTTATAATTTTGCTCGATTTCATACGAATCGCAACCAGGAAATTAAAATTGGGAAATTCTAGCCGAAGCAAAATTCTGGAAGATGCGAAACTTTTGTCAAAGGTTCCCAAACATATAGCGATCGTTGTTGAAGGGAAATCTGAGTTGGAAGACCTGGGGAATGTTATATTATGGTCGATTATGCTGGGAATTCCATACATCACCATTCATGGACAAACTG aattaTCTCATCCATCGACTTTCGAAAAGTTGACGAAAATATGTGAGCGGAAGAAATTGGAATTCCAAGAAAATCAAATAAAGATAAATTATCACCGGGACTCGAGGTTAATTGAAG GTGATCACCATGGTTTCAATGTGATGATGTCATCAATTCAATATGGTCGACAGAGATTAGTGGAGGTGACACGATCACTTTGTCAGCAGGTCCAGCAAGGAATGCTGAGCCCAAATGAGATTGATTTGAATAAGATGAATGAAAGTTATGGAG ATATACTTCCTGAACCAGAGTTTGCAATATCTTTCAGTTCATATCCCTGCCTACATGGGCTGGATCCTTGGAAAACAAGGCTAACAGAAATCAT AACTCTTCCTTCGTTGAGTGGAATCTCATATTCGACATATTTTAGTGCTTTAAATAAATTTGCGAACATGAGACAGCGGTTCGGAAAGTAG